The nucleotide sequence CTTTTCGCCTGGATATCGCCACTTCGACGGTATGGGGTAAAGCCGTCTGAAGAACATACCCTTCGGCAAAATCAGTATGTTCTCCCATCAGGTTCAACACACCAGGTGCGGAAGCCATTACTTCCGGCTCACTCCCATACTCCGCCACATGGCGAGCGATTAAATCTTTCATGTAGCGCCCTCTAACAGAACTCGGGTCAAACCTATCTTAAAAGAAATTATCTTTGATTGCAACAGAAAAGCATCTGGAAAGATGCCCCCGCATCGGTTAGTATGGTCCGATGAAACGACGTAGCCTTGCGGCCTCGGGCCTTGCAATCCTTTCCGCTCTGTTATATGCCCTGGCCATGCCCAACGAATTCCTTGCATTCGGTTCTCCAACGATAGCCCTTTTTGCTTTAGCACCACTCTTTGCAGCCATTAGAATGGTCTCAGGCATCGGCCATTCTATGATAATAGGCACTCTTTTTTCCATTACCATGAGCCTCACCCAATTCTTCTGGCTTCTCTATTTTCAGGATTTTTCAATATGGACCCTCACAGGCGTCGCCTTCGGGCACGTCATTTATTTCTTATTATTCACACCGATATTTCATGCCCTTTCCAGGCAGAGCAAGGATGCAGTGCGCCCTTTTTTGCTTGCCGCAGCATGGTGCGGTTATGAATACTTTAGGGGTATAGGTTTCTTGGGATTCCCCTGGAACATGGCAGCACATCCCTTTGGGGGGGTATTGCCGTTGGCTCAAATCGCTTCACTGGCCGGAATGTGGCCGTTATCCTTTCTTGCCGTACTCTTTTCAGCTCTTGCAGCCGAAATTCCTTTCACAAGAAGTAGAGAGAAACTTCAGGATTTTGCTAAAGGCCTTGTGACCGCAGTCGCCGTAACCCTGCTTTTCTTTGCCACAGGAGCCGCGCTGCTCCGCCAGGAAAATCAGCGTATCGACGACATGGAGCGACGCGATCTATTGTTGGTGCAAACCAATGCAGACTACTGGCGTCCGGGCGAGGCCATAAAGGCTATACAGAAAGGGCAGAATCTTACCCGCGAGGGGCTTAAAGACCATCCCGATGTCGATCTTGTGGTTTGGAGTGAAAACAGCCTGCAATACCCTTATACAGAAAAAAGCAGAATCTACCACACCAAGCCGGAAGGAGATTCCTTCCGGAACTTTCTCCGGGATATCTCCGTCCCCTTGCTCACAGGCTCTCCCTATTTTCTCGATAAAGAGGGTTTTGATGCCATGAATGGGGCAATGCTGATACGACCGGACGGCTCAGTGGGAGGAGTATACGGGAAAAGCCAGCTTGTCCCCTTTGCAGAGCGGGTTCCTTTCTGGGATTTTGCTCCTT is from Sediminispirochaeta bajacaliforniensis DSM 16054 and encodes:
- the lnt gene encoding apolipoprotein N-acyltransferase codes for the protein MKRRSLAASGLAILSALLYALAMPNEFLAFGSPTIALFALAPLFAAIRMVSGIGHSMIIGTLFSITMSLTQFFWLLYFQDFSIWTLTGVAFGHVIYFLLFTPIFHALSRQSKDAVRPFLLAAAWCGYEYFRGIGFLGFPWNMAAHPFGGVLPLAQIASLAGMWPLSFLAVLFSALAAEIPFTRSREKLQDFAKGLVTAVAVTLLFFATGAALLRQENQRIDDMERRDLLLVQTNADYWRPGEAIKAIQKGQNLTREGLKDHPDVDLVVWSENSLQYPYTEKSRIYHTKPEGDSFRNFLRDISVPLLTGSPYFLDKEGFDAMNGAMLIRPDGSVGGVYGKSQLVPFAERVPFWDFAPFRNFMEETIGLVSAGWVPGDPAALIRLDEKTTMATPICFEDCFSYLTRYQARLGAGLFVNLTNDSWSKTVAGETQHFAAARFRSVETGRSLVRSTNAGVTALILPTGKVTKHLPLYTDGSLFVSVPIAPPGYQTAYMVLGDWFVQLLIAALILYRVNSVRNRGEK